The following is a genomic window from Motilibacter rhizosphaerae.
ACGTAGAGCTCGAGCCCGGTCGCGGCGTCGCCGCGGCTGGGCGCGTCGAGGGCGGGCGCTGCGACGGCGAGGGCCGCGGCGGTCAGCGCTGCGGTCGGTGGGGCGGTGAAGGTGCGGGTTCGCGGGAGGCGGGCTGCGGCGAGGGCGGTGACCGCTTCGAGGAGTTCGGGGTGGTCGGGCGGGACGTCGGCGGGTTCGATGCTGCCGAGGACGAACCCGGCGAGGGTCTTGAGGTCGGTGAACGCGTCGGCGGTGGGGACCGTCTCCCCGGCGACTGGGTGGGCGCCGCCGGCCAGCCACGTGTCGATGACGCGCTGGGCATGCAGGACCGGGGAGGCGTCCGGGAGCTCGGGCGCGGGGGTGCCGGCGAGCGGGAAGCCGCAGGCGTCGGCGGCGCGGCCCCGGTTCCGTCCGTCCGTCGACGGGGAGCCGCACTCCCCCGGCTCGGGGACGAGCCAGTTGCGGGAGTCGCGGTAGCGCGGGACCTTTCCGCAGTGGGGGCAGGCGTCGGCGAGGAGGAGGCGGTGCTCGGGGCAGGCGACGGCCCAGGCGAGCTGCCAGGAGAGCTTCCAGCGGCCCCCGGTCTCGTCGAGGCAGGCGGGGCAGAACCGGGAGCCGCGCCCGCGGGTCCACAGGTTCTTGCGGTCGGGGAGCAGGGTGGTCGGGTCGATGCGGAGCGCGACGCCGTCCCACCGGTTGAGGGCGAGGGCGGTGACGGCGTCGCGGTCGAGCCCGGCGGTGGCGGCGAGGGCGTCGGTCTCGGCATCGTCGAGGACGGTGCGGTGGGCGCGGTAGGCGGTGAGGCGGGACAGGCCGAGGGCGCGGAGGAGGTCGCCGGTGGGGGTGTGGAGGTCGTGGGCGTAGGCGTCGACCCAGGAGTCGAGGGCCTCGCCGGGCAGGGGCGCGAGGCGGACGGCGATGGCTGCGTGCGTCACGAGCTGGTGCGGTCCTTCCGGGTGTGCTCGGCGGCGTAGTCCAGGCGGACCCGCTCGAGGATGTCGCGGTTGAGGGCTTCCTCGCGGGTCGTGACGGCGAGGTGGCAGCCGCGGTGGATGAGGGTCATGAGGCTTCCGATGACTCCGGCGCTGCGTGCCCACAGGTACTCGGGGAGGTCGCGGTGGAGCATCCCGGGCCACGCGGAGCCGAGGACGAGGTTCTGCTCGATGCCGGAGAGCAGGCGCCGCCACTCACGTGACCAGTCCGAGTCGGACTGGTGCCACGGCTCCATCGGCACGAGGGTCCAGCGGCGGCGGGTCTGGGCGCCGGCGGGGGTGTCGCCGCCGAGGAGGGCGCTGGAGCGGTCGAGGTCGATGCCGGCGTACACGAACGTGCACGGCAGGGTCTCGGCGAGGTGCTTGAGGTGGTTGTTGACGGCCTGGCCGGCGGCGTGGGTCGGCTGGACGAAGTGGACGTCGTCGAGGATGACGACCTCGGTCTCGCAGCGGGCGATGGCGTCCTGGGCGCGGCGGGCGAGGACGGGGGCGGTCTGCCTGTTGGTGCCGGGAAGCCCGTAGAACATGCAGAGCATCTCGTTGAGGGTGCGGGGGTGCGTCTGTCCGGTGAGCCGGATGTAGCAGACGGGGACGCGCTCGTCGCCGGTGGCGGTCCGGTCGCCGAGTTCGGCGACGCGGCGGCGGTGGAGGTCCTGGCCGTAGCTGACGACGGCGGTGGTCTTTCCGAGGTTGGCCTGCCCGCTGACCGCGACGGCCGGCCTGATCCTCTGCCTGACCTCGCTGTTGGACTCGACGACGAGGTCGAGGTCCTCGAGGACCCGCCGCAGGGACGGGGTCTTGAACGGGCCGAGGTTCTGGTGCCAGGCGCGCCGCTCCCGGTTGTAGCGGGCCAGGTCGAGCTGGGACACGGCGGCGAGGTCGGCGGTGGGGATGGTGGTGGGCTTCGGGGGCTTCTGCTCGTTGACGGCGGCGAGCCATCCGGTGCGACTGTTGAGCGGCTCCTCCATCGTCTCCGGCGCCGGCGGGGCGGCGCGTCGGGCGGTGCTCCTGCGTGCGGTCACAGCATCTCCATGGGCTCGATGTCGTCGTCCTGGTCGGGGGCGGGGCCGCGGCGCTCCTCGTCGGGGAGGTCGAGGTCGGCCAGGGGCGCGCCCGTCGCGGGGGGCGCGTCTGCCGCGCCCCGGGGAACCGCGGCAGCGGGGGTCGGGTCGAGCGCGATGGCGCTGTAGACGTACTCCTCCGGGGTCTGGTCCCCGGAGACGGGAGCCGCTACGACGGCGGCCGCCTTGAGGTCGCCGCGGGCCGCTGCGGAGCGGATGGCGGCAATGCGCTGCGGGCGGGTCGCGACGATGCCGGACGTCCAGTCGTCGATGAGACGGAGCAGGACGGGCTCGACGTCGCGCCGTTCCTCACGGGCGAGCGCCTTCGCGATGGCGACGACCTCCTCCCCGAACGGGGCGGGGACCTCGGGGGCGTGGACCCAGCGGAGGCGGTGCCACGTGTTGTCGGCCGGGTCCTGGAAGTAGGCGTGCCGGACGTCGTCGGGGTCGCGGCGCACCGGCCACCGGCCCTCCCGCGCGGGGTAGGGGCTGGCCTGGTCGCGGTAGGGGGTGAGGGCGGGGCCGTTGTAGCGCAGGCCGTCGAACTCGATGCCGTAGTGCTTGATGTGGACCCATCGGGTCGGCAGGAAGTTGAAGATGTGGGTGCGACTGGCGGGCAGCCGGAGGAGCCCGGCCCTGGCGATGCCGACGTTGAGCATGTCGCGGGGGCTGACGGGCACGCCGGGCCGCTCCGGCAGCGCGAGCCCGTCGTGGGGCCTGGCGTGGTAGCAGTCGCGGATCCACTCGCGCAGGATCGCCTCGAGCTCGTCGAGGTAGTAGAACGCCTTGCTCTCGATGTCCACGCCTCGGGCGAGGGGGTCAGAGCCCTTGAACCCGGGCAGGTTCTGCAGGACCTCGTGCACGGTGCGGAAGAACCGCTCGACCCTGGCCTTGTCCGTCGGGGTGCGGGGGCGGGCGGGCTGCACGGTGGCGCCGATGGCGGCGCACGCGGACAGGAACAGGTCGGACAGGTAGACCTTGCCGTGGTCGATGACCACGTTCTCCGGGGCGACGGAGGGGAGTTCTCCGCCCATCTCGCGGAGCCGCTGGTTCACGCCGCGGCGCTCCTCGTTGTGAGTGAGCGGGCGGCCGGTCTCCATCTGGTCGGCGTCGACGACGACGAAGCTCGGGACGCCCGCGTACTCCCCCTCGTTGGGGACGACCACCTCGTAGAGGACGAGGGACGCGTCGACCGCGCGGGTGGACCAGGGGGACAGCTTCAGCCCGAGGATGCACGCGGAGAACAGGTCGATCGCGACGGTGCACTCGCAGCGGACCCACTTGTGCGTCACCGGGTCCACGGCGAACACGTCGAGGACCGTGCTGTCGAGGAGCACGTACTCGCCGGGGCGGGTCGCGCGCAGCTTCCCGTAGGCGCCCTGCGGGGAGTTCGCTACCGAGCGCCGACGCTTCGCCGTGGTGAAGGAGGCGCGGCCCTGGGACAGCGCGGTCAGCGCCCGGTGCGCGGTGGCGCGCGACGGGAGCGGCACGACGCACCGGCCGTCGCCGTCGACGCCGTACTTCCGGCAGAGCACGACTTCGATCCGGCGGATCACTGTGTCCTTCCACCGGGTCGACTCCTCCTCGAGGTCGTCCAGCTCGGCGCGCGCGGCGTCCAGCCACCGGTGGTCCAGGCGGGCGAGGGGTCCGCTGCGGGCCCCGAACCGGCGGTCGGCGAGGCCCGCGGGCCCGCCTTCCAGGTAGGCGCCGACCCACCGCTTGATCGTCTTGGTGCTGACGCCGAGCTCGCGGGCCTTCTCCGCCATGCGGTCCCGGCGCGGGCGTGCTGGTAAGTACGCGTCCCGCGGTTCCCCGGGCGCGGGGACCTCCGCGCTCCCGGACCCGTACCCGGTCAGGACCTCGCGGACGTGCCGGGAGCGTTCGCGGACCTGCTCCAGCGCCTCGGGAGGCAGCGCGGCCAAAACGGTCCCGAGAGCCTCGCCGCCGGTGTCGTCTGACCCGGAGCCGGGCCGGTGGCCCTGGTCGTCCGCGGCTGCGCTGGGCGCGTCGACGAGGAGGTCGCCGGTGAGCCGGGTGACGGCGACCTGCCGGACAGTGCCGTGTCCGTCGTCGAGGATCACCGACGCCCCGTCGATCCCTTGCACGGCCCAGCGCGCGCCGTCCCAGTCGACACGCCCGCCCATGCGGAGGACGAGCCCTGCCCCGGCGCTCACCGCGGCCACATCTCGGTGTCGCCGCACAGGACCTTCGTCAGGTCGCAGGCGCGCTCCCCATTCCAGAGCAGGTGCAGCAGCGCGGGCCGCAGGAGCGGCACGTCCCCGGGGGCGGCGGCGGCGAGGGCGAGGCGGAACGTCGTCGGCGCCCCGGTCGCGCCCCGGGCGACGGCGAGGGACGCCGGGTCGATCCGGTCGGCCCAGCGGTACCCGGAGAGGAACCGGACGTTCGACACGACCAACGGGTCGGCGCCGGTCCACACCTCGTGGTCCCAGCCGCGGGCGCGGAGCGCGGCGCCGACCTGCCGTGCGCGCTCCCGCAGCCGCGGCCGGGTCAGGGCGTCGCGGCGGACGACGTCCACGACCGTCGCGCCCCCGCCGCGGCGGACGAGGAGGATGTCCGGGGTTGCGGCGCGCCCCCCGTCGGGGCGGAGGAAGACGAAAGGCTGGGTGAGCATCGCGGTCACGTCGGGGTCGTGCTCCCCGAGCAGCAGCCGGCTGAGCTCGAGCTGCGACTCGAACGGCAGGTGCCGGCCGTCCTTCTCGCTCCAGTAGTCGCCCGGGATGTTGGGCGCCCCCTTCCGACCGACGATCCGCCGCACCGGATTCCCGGCGGCGATCTCGGCCGCGGTCACGTCCTCGAGTCGCACGTGCCGCGACGCCCCGTCGCGTCCGCGGAGGAGCACCAACGGCAGGTACGCCGGCCCGGTCACGGCTCCTCCCCCCGGACGACCGCGCGGCCGCCGGCGACCGGCGGCTCACGGAACGCCACCGGACCGGGGGCGGCGCCCGCGGGAAGGTCGAGGATCAGCCCGTAGGCGTCCTCGAGCTCGTCCTCGACCTCGTCGAGGACGTTCCGGGGGACGCCGCGGGCGGCGAGCGGGGCGAGGGACCGGGCGCGCACGGCGTTGAGGCACACCGTGTACGGCTCGCCGGTGATCTCCTGGACGAGCCGGGCGGCTCGCTTCTCGGTGCTGTTGTGCCTGGGCATCGTGATCTCCCTGAGGGGTCGGCGGGGTTGGGTCGCCGCGGTTGCGGCCGCGAGGTCGTGGCTGCCGGGTCGTGGACGCCGGGTCGTGGACGGGCGTGAGCGGGGCAGGCAGACGCGCCCCTGCTGGCCGCTGCCGGCAGGGGCCAGCGGTTACGGCCGGAGGGACGTCGGCGGGCGCCGTCCCGCGGGAACGGGCCCGCGGGACGGCGGCGGTCAGAGCGCCGGGTGAGTCAGGAGGGGGTCCACGGCGGCTGCGTGGCCCCGGCCCCGCACGGGCGCCCGGTCCCCGGGGGACGCCGCGGCCACAGCCCGGGCCGGGGTCTCACGCCGCGGACGGTCACCCGGGAGCGGGAGCGTCGGGGTGACGACGGGGCGGGGCGGCATGACGGCGGGCGCCGCGGCGGGCGACGGGGCGGGAAGGGCGAGCGACGTGCGCTCGGCTGTCCCGGACGGCGGGATGGGCGCGCGCTTGCGCGCCACCGCGAGAGGTGTCACGATGGTTCCTGGTCTCCTGGTCGCTGATCTCGGCAGTGAGGCCCGGCTAGTCGGCTCCACCCGACTTCGCCAAGCGCATGGCGTCGAACCCGTCGCGGTCGACGCCATGACGCCGTCCGGACCTGTTCCCCGTCGGAAGCCGCTGGCTGCTCGCCTCGGGACGGGTTGCCAGGTGCCACGCTAGATCACCAGCCCCTATCATGCGCCGTTCCATGCCGTCAACCATGGAATTCGTGAGCGCTAATCGTGGCCCGCCCCGCCGTGCAGTCGAGGCCCCCTTGTCAGGCTCCTGCAGTCAAAGTCATCCGCCGAGGCAGCCTTGCCACCGCCCCGTGCCGCGAATATCGTTCGAATTGTGACCGCCGACGCCCTAGACCTGCGCGCGGTGGTCGACGACCTGGGACCCATTCCGTGCGCCAACCCCACGTGCCGCACTCCGCTGCGTCCGGTCGAGCCGGGCACGAGAGGCCGCCGCTCCCCCTACTGCTCCGACGGACGCTGCAAGGGCGAGGTCCACCGGCAGCGACAGAGGCTGCGGAAGGTGCACGCCCTCCTCCTCGCCGAGCATCCCGACTCGTCCGAGCTGTCCCAGCACCGCGCGATGGTCAACCACGTGGAACGGCTCATGACCGCCTACGGACTCGAGCCCGACGCACGTGATCCCCGCCCCGGCCGGCGACGCCCCGACGAGGGATCAGTGACCGGCGGCGTCGGGCGAGCGGTCGCCGACGCGCCTGCACCGCGGCCGGAGCCGATCACGACCTTCGTGTCCAACCCCGCGATCTGGCTGGACGGCTGCACCCAGAGAGAGTTCGACGAACACCAGCGCCGCCTCGGCAAACACCTTCAAGCCGCCATCACGAACCTGCGGACGCTCACCGGAGGCAAGTCACTCGCCACGGTCCAGGCGACCCTGGGAAGCGTGTACGACAACGTCGCCGGCGCACAGTCCCACTTCCGTTCGCTCGACCTCGCCGTCATCCGAGGCGACCCGACCGACGCCGACGCCGCAGAACGCTCCACCGGCGAGCACCGGGAGCCGACCGGACAGGCGCCCACGTTCTAGCGTCCTCCTCGCCGCCGAAGGCGCCCTGGCCGCGTCCGGAGCGCTGGCCGCGCTACCTGCCGGTGGCCGCGTCGCCGGCGATGTCGGTGAGGGCGTCCTCGAACTCGAAGGACTCGTCTTGCGCGCCGCTTCGGGCGTGGGCGGCCTCGTGCAGGAGCGTGCGGGCGAACGCCACCGGGTCGGCGAGCTGGTCGCGGCGCACGACGATCGCCTGTTCCTCGCCTAGCCACTGCCCGCGGACGTTGTCCCCGCGGGCCCCAGGCGCATCGTTCTCAAGACGCGGACGGCCTTGACCCGCCCGCCGAGCCGTGTCCCCGCGAGGCGGAGCAGGGACCGGGCAAGGGCGAGGACGGCCTGCTCCTGCTCCGTGAGGTCCGCAGCGGCGACGAAGTCGTAGGCGAAGCTGTCGTTGTACCGCGCCTCGAAGCGGCTCAACGTGGTCACCGGCTGATCACCAGTCGTCGGCCTGCCAAGCATGCGTGCCACGCCGGGAGGGACGATCACGAGCCGGTACCCGTCGTCCCTGGCCCGGCCGATCGAGGCACGGGCCTCGTCGAGTTCGGCGACGGTGACGAACAGGACCCGCTCGTGCCGGTCGAGGACCCTGCACGCGTGCACGGCCACCCTGATCCAGCCCAGCTCGTCTCGGAACCCCTCCGTGCCGAACTCCTGCAGACGACGCCCGGGCAAACCAGCTCTGGGGCTTCGTCGACGTGGGCGCCCGGGGCGAGCTCAGCGGCGTCATCCACCTCACCCCCGACTTTGGGCGCTGCGCCTGCCCGCCGTGCGTCAGCCGCACGACCCGGAGGAGTCCGCGCTAGGGCCTCGCCTTCGCCCTGCGGAGGCGTCCCCGGGGCCGGCCGTCGTCATCCCCGCTGCGGCGACGGCCGCCGCCGCGGCTCTCCCGCTCGCTGCGCGCCCTCGGAGGGTCGAGGAGGCTCTCAGCCGAGCTGCTCCTGGCCGGTTGGCTGCGTCCGCCGCGCCCGCGCTAGCGGGGATCCTTGCAGCGTCGCTCACCGGGAGCACGCCGGCCTCGGTCAGGTCCCTCTGCGTCAGTCGGGGGGACTCGAGGACCAGGTCGAGGAGGACCTGCTGGTCGGTCTCTAGGTCGGTGAGCAGGACGAGCACGTCGAGCAGGTCCGTCGTGTACGCCGAGGGCCAGGAGGTCGGCCGGATGTCGTCGAGCGGCGACCGGGGTCCGCGGGTCTGGGGTCGCGTTGCCCGGCGGTACCCGAACCACTTGCGCAGGACGTTCGTGCCGGACACCTGGTACTGGACGACCGCGGGGGGCACGGGCGCGATCCTGCTCTCGCCGACGAGCAGGGATGCCCGTGTGTGCGCGTCGTAGACGAGGGTGTCGGGCATCGTGCTCCGTCCACGCGCATCTTCGAGGAAGTCCAGCAGCCCCATCGCCATCGCCGTCTTCGCCCTCACCGCGTCCACGGACACCGGGACGCCCGCCCGGATCAGGTACCGCGCAGTCTCGACGACGACGGCTGGGAGGCATGCCCGACCGACTGGACCGCTCCGTTCCTGCGCCTGCTCGCTCGCGGGCGAACGGGGGTAGCCGGGACCGGCGGTCCCCGTACTGCCCCGACGGCCGCTGCCAGGGCGAGGTCCACCGCAAGCGTCGAGAGCTTCGCCGCGTGCACGACCTCCTCTTGGCCGAGCGGCCCACCCGCCCGCGCGATACCCGGGAACACCGGGCCATGGTCAGCCAGTTCGCCCGCCTCCTGGCCCCGTAAGGGATCGAGCCCGACAACGCCGCCCGCCCGAGTCCGAGGACGAGCCCTACACCGCCCACCCCGAGATTCCAGCGGCACCGACCCGCGCAGCACGTGCGGAGACCCCTCAGTCGCGCGAGCCGACGCTCCCCGACGTTCGTGTCCAGCCCCGCCGTCTGGCTCGACCGCTGCATCCCCTATCAGTTCTCGAGCACCAGCGGAACCTGGGCACGCACCTCGAAGACGCCCTCCGCGACCTCCGCAGGCTGAGTGACAGCCATGGCCGCATGGCAATTCGGGCGGCCATAGCGAGCGCCCAAGACAACCTGGGGAAGGCGTGCGGCCACTCGCGCGCCCTGGACCGCGCTGTCATACGCAACGAGCCGACGGACGCGCAGGCAGCCGGAAGGGCCGCCGCGGACTACGTGGAGCCCTCGCCCGACGAGGCGGCACGCTAGGGACACCTCGCGCATCTGCTGCCCAGGAGCGGGCGCCCGGGACGGGCGGCAGCGAGCGACGCGCACGGACAGCGAGTCCTGCGGGAAGCGGCACGGCGCCCCACTCGCCGTACCCCCGACGACCGCGACCCGCGCCCCACCCGGCGGGGTGAGCGAGCAGATGCACACGCCCTCGGCTGCGGGGTGCTCGTGGAGGGCGAGCCGGGCTAGGGGCGCGGGCGACCAGTGCGAGCACACCGCGCCACCAGCTCGGACACGGCGACGAGGGCGTGCCCCTCGGGCTCCCCGAACTTGGGCCGGCAGCACAGCCCATGCATCCAAAGCCGGTGCACCCCCGACGCCGGGCGGCCAACGGCCGTGTGGGACAGGAGGGCGAGCGACGCACCGGCACGGGGACCCGGAACACCTACGCGCCGCCCTCGGGCTCGCCCTCGCCTCCCGGGCTAGTAGGAGGAGTACACGGTGACGTCGTCGATGCTCCACCACTGCGGCGCCGAGCCCGTCTGCGCGATGCGGATGAACCTCGCGGTCGACGGCGCGGTCGCGATCGGGCGCTTCCACCCGTACCCGGCCCCGGTCGCGACCCGGGTCCACGTCACGCCGTTGGTCGACACCTCGATGTCGAAACCCCGGGGGTAGTCGTCGACTGACGCTGTCGGGGTCTGGACAGTGATCATGGCCACCGACTGAGCGGCACCCATGTCGATCTCGTACCACTCGTCGCCGGTCATGTTCCGGCCGCTGTACCAGCCGGCCCCGTTGGTTCCATCGATCCCCCACGCGGGGGAGCTGTTCGTCGCGGTCGAGGACGCCGTTGCAGTCCACCCGTCGTGGCTGACGACCTTCGGAGCGTATGCCGACCGCCCGCCGGAGAACTGCTTGATGACCCCGACGAGTCCCGTATTCTCATGGAACCTCGACGTGTCGAACTGCCTCAGCTTCGCCGTGAAGGTCGCCTGGTCGTCGCTGTTCACGATCGGCACGGGCTGCGGGTCGTCGTAGTACTGGCCCCAGTAGGCGAACCCGTCGTCGGCGGCACCCTTCACCTTGTAGGCCCAGTTCGACCAGGACACGCTGGCGGCGTTGAGGCCGGCCATGAAGCGCGCCCACTCGTCGTCGTTGTAGTAGAGGGAGAACTCTCCGACGAGCAGGGGGGCGCCGAAAGCGGCGAAACGGTCGGGGATCGCGGCGAGCTCGTTGGTGACGAGGTTGTCCTGCGCTGTCCAGTCCTTCGGGCCGGACATGTCGTACGGGTGGAACTCGTACATGACGTTCGTCCAGCCGTACGTCGCGGGCTTGGCGACCGAGTCCGCGCCGAGGAACGCGGGCATGACGACGACGTGGTCGGGGTCGACCGCGCGGACGGTCTTGTAGAGCCGGTTGAAGTAGTCGTTCTTCTGCTGGATGTCGGCGGCGTCCTCGGCCGGGTCGACGAGGGGCTCGTTGATGAGGTCGTAGCCGGCGACCCCGGGGTTGCCGGCGTAGCGGCTCGCCATTGCCTTCCAGATGTCGTCGACCTGGTCCTGGTAGCGGGGCGTGCCCCAGAAGCTGTTCGGGCTCGGGCCCACGCGTCCGCAGCTCGCCCATGAGCATCCGCCGCCGGGGACGGTGTGCAGGTCGAGGAGGACGTAGATGCCGCGCGACGAGGCCTCTCGGACGACCCAGTCGAGCCTATCCCAGGGGCTGGCCTTCCAGGTCCCGTCGAGGTTCAGGAACGTGTTCCAGCCGATCGGGACCCTGATGTAGTTCAGCCCCGCTGCCTTGATGCTGTCCAGGTCGGAGGTCTGCAGCCAGGTGTCCCGGTGCGCGTCGATGACGGCCTGTGCGCCGGTGACCCCGAACCGCTGGGTGAGGGTGGTGTTGAGGTTGTAGTCGTCGTTGTAGAGGCCTGCGGTGAGCTCGCCGATGGACCACCATTGCAGGGCGCTGCCGGTCTGGGTCAGCCGGAGGTAGCGTGCCGCCTGCGCGGGGAAGCTGATGTTGGTCGCCTTGAAGGTCCCGGCGCCGGTGGCCGCGGTCGTCCAGGTGGTGCCGTCCCTGGACAGCTCGAGGGTGAAGCCGCGAGCCCAGTCACCTTCCGAGGTCGTGTTCTTGGCCGTGTCGATCGCGACGTCGTTGAGTGTGGTGAGAGCGCCCATATCGACCTGGAACTTCTGGCCGGCGGTCTGCGCGGTCCCGGTGGTCCAGCGGGTGTTGACGTCCCCGTCGAGGGCGTTGACCGGTGCGTCGCCGCCGGTCGCCGTAGCGACCCAGCCGCTGCGATCGAGGGTGGTGCCGGTGGAGACGGCGATCTCAGCGATCGACCACCACTGGTCGGCGGTGCCGGTGGAGGTGATGCGCAGGTACCGGGGGTACTTGAAGCCTTGGAAGTCCGCCTGGATCACCCGGTTGTGCCCGTAACCGCTGGCGGCCTGGACGAAGGTGCTGCCGTCCTCGGAGGTCGCGACCTGCCAGGACCTCGGGTAGTCGTTGGCGGTGTCGGCTCCGGAGTCGAACAGGACCTTGTCCGCTGCGACGACGCGACCCAGGTCGACGGTGATGCTCTGCCCGGGGACCTGCGGCGTACCTGTCTGCCAGACGGTGGAGGGGTTGCCGTCGACTGCCATCGACGGCGAGGTGTTCACCGAGCTAGAGGAGGCGGTGGCCGTCTGGCTTCCCGGGTGAAGGGTGGGGTCGTCGAAGAGGTTGAGCTCGCTCACGGACCAGGGCACCGCTGCGTCGCCCGTCTGCGTGACGCGCAGGTACCGGGCTGCCTGCAGCGCGAACCGGACAGTGGTGACGCCTTCGGCCCCGGGTTGGTTGGCAACGCTGGTCCACGCGGAGCCGTCCTTCGACGTCTCGACGTCGAGGTTGCGCGCGTACTGCCCGGGACTCGCGCTGTCGTCCACGGAGAGCCGGTCGAAGAACGTCGTCGCCCCGAGGTCGATGCGCAGCCACTCCCCGCCGCTCTGGCTGGCACCGGTGGACCAGACCGTGCTGCGGGAACCGTCCAGGACGTTCTCGGCGGGGCCGCTGGACGCGGTCGCGGACCAGCCCGTCCGGTCAAGCGCGAACTCGCCCAGGGGGGACATCCAGTCCTCCTGGGTCAGCCAGCCTCCTACGTTGGTGCCGCGCAGGTTGATGGTCTTGCCGGTGCCGGCGTTCGTCTTGAGGACGTGACCACTCGCCTTGAGGAAGTCCACGGACCCGAGTCCGGAGGCGTGTGCGGCCGGCGCGTGAGACAGCACGGAGAGCAGCAGGCTCGCTATCGCGACCGCAACAGGTAGTGGGCGGCGCTTGTTCATCGTCTTGATCCTCCTTGACCAATGTCTCGGCACCGTTGCCGTGGATGCGTTTCTCCCCGCGCGGCGGGAGGGGACGGCGCGACCGCGCCGTCCCCTCCCGCTTCGGTCAGCTCACCTTGATCCGCGTGTCCGCGGCGCCAGGCTGGAGCGTTTGGCTACCGCTGTACTGGACGGTGATCCTGTTCGTCCCTCGTGGCAGCCGCCCGATGGAGACCACGGCGGTGCCTCCCAGGAGGGTGCCGGGGTAGGTGCGCCCGTCGGCGACCACCGAGACGGTCCCCTCCGCCGTCGCGGCGGACGCGGCGGCCGTCACCTGGACCGACACGCTGAAGCGGGTCGACGTGTCGCCGGTCGCCGGGTTGGCCTTCACCGCGACCGTCGAGCCGTAGCGGACGAGGACGGGAGCGCTGGTCGCCGTGCCGGTCGGCCCGGCGTGCGGCGTGGCCGTGACGCGGACACTGATGCTCTTACCCGCGTCGATGGCGCCGACTCGGTATGAGTGCTTGTCCTCGCCGGGGATTGCCTGCCCGTCCCGGAGCCACTGGTAGGCGAAGCGGAGCTGCGGCTGGGTCCACTGGCCGGGGGTCGCCGAGAGCGTCTGGCCGATCTCGCCGGGACCGGTGATGGTGGGCGGGACCGTGGCGGTCGGCGCGTCCACGCCGACCGTTCCGGTGAGGCGCAGGTCGCGCGACGAGGAGCCGACCGCGACGACGTAGTCGCCCGGGACCGTCTTCCAGCCGTTGCTGCTCGTGTCCCAGATCGAGTACGGGTGGTTGGGGGCGGCCGCGTCGACGACGACGCTGACGGTGCGTCGCTCGCCGGGGGCGAGGTCGATGCGGTCGAACCCGACGAGCCTCTTCCCGGGCTCCGCGGCCGCGGTCGGGAAGGTGAGGTAGATCTGGGGAACCTCGGACCCGGCGATCTTGCTCGTGTTCTTCACGTTGAAGCTGACGGTGGTGCGCGGCGCGCCGGATGCCGGGTCGTAGGTGGTGTTCAGCTTGAGGCCCGAGTAGTTGAACGTGCTGTAGGAGAGGCCGCGGCCGAACTCGAACTGGGGGGTGATGTTCTGCTGGTCGTACCACTTGTAGCCGAGCTGGAGGCCCTCGGTGTAGTTCACCTGCCGGATCTCCTTGGACCCGGCCGGGCGGGTGGTGGAGCCGTCGGAGAAGACGCCGGGGTACTGCGCGTTGGGCGCCGTGCCCGTGGGGAGATCGGCCTCGGCCTTGGGGAAGGTGATGGGCAGCTTGCCGGAGGGGTTGACGTCGCCGAACAGGAGCGCCGCGATGGCGTCGCCACCGGCCTCTCCGGGCCACCATGCCTCGAGGATCGAGGGGACGCTGTCGGCCCACGGCGTGAGGACGGCGCTGCCGGTCTCGAGCACGACGGTGGTGTGCGGGTTGGCGGCGGAGACGGCCTTGATCAGCTCGTCGCCGTGGTCGAACAGGTTGATGGTGTCGAGGTCGAACGACTC
Proteins encoded in this region:
- a CDS encoding discoidin domain-containing protein produces the protein MDFLKASGHVLKTNAGTGKTINLRGTNVGGWLTQEDWMSPLGEFALDRTGWSATASSGPAENVLDGSRSTVWSTGASQSGGEWLRIDLGATTFFDRLSVDDSASPGQYARNLDVETSKDGSAWTSVANQPGAEGVTTVRFALQAARYLRVTQTGDAAVPWSVSELNLFDDPTLHPGSQTATASSSSVNTSPSMAVDGNPSTVWQTGTPQVPGQSITVDLGRVVAADKVLFDSGADTANDYPRSWQVATSEDGSTFVQAASGYGHNRVIQADFQGFKYPRYLRITSTGTADQWWSIAEIAVSTGTTLDRSGWVATATGGDAPVNALDGDVNTRWTTGTAQTAGQKFQVDMGALTTLNDVAIDTAKNTTSEGDWARGFTLELSRDGTTWTTAATGAGTFKATNISFPAQAARYLRLTQTGSALQWWSIGELTAGLYNDDYNLNTTLTQRFGVTGAQAVIDAHRDTWLQTSDLDSIKAAGLNYIRVPIGWNTFLNLDGTWKASPWDRLDWVVREASSRGIYVLLDLHTVPGGGCSWASCGRVGPSPNSFWGTPRYQDQVDDIWKAMASRYAGNPGVAGYDLINEPLVDPAEDAADIQQKNDYFNRLYKTVRAVDPDHVVVMPAFLGADSVAKPATYGWTNVMYEFHPYDMSGPKDWTAQDNLVTNELAAIPDRFAAFGAPLLVGEFSLYYNDDEWARFMAGLNAASVSWSNWAYKVKGAADDGFAYWGQYYDDPQPVPIVNSDDQATFTAKLRQFDTSRFHENTGLVGVIKQFSGGRSAYAPKVVSHDGWTATASSTATNSSPAWGIDGTNGAGWYSGRNMTGDEWYEIDMGAAQSVAMITVQTPTASVDDYPRGFDIEVSTNGVTWTRVATGAGYGWKRPIATAPSTARFIRIAQTGSAPQWWSIDDVTVYSSY